AGCCGAGGTCGACAATCCCCAGGTGCAATTCCGGGTCTTTGACCTCTTTGAGCGCTTCCATCACGATGTCTTGTGTGATCAGCATATCATCTCACATCCCTATCAGGCCGATCGTTCCATCTCAATCCTCGGTGACCGTGACGCCCTTCGAGTCGGCGGCGCCGGAAAGCGCGTCCAGCAACGTCATCCAGGCCAGCAGGGCGCACTTGACGCGCACGGGGAAGTTTTTGACCCCTTCGAGCGCGTCGAGGTCGCCGATGTCGACATCTTTGGGCGCCGGGCCGCCGTGCATCATGGCGCGAAACGATTCCGCCAGATGCCGCGCCTGGTCCTTCGTCAGCCCCGGAACCAGTTCGGCCAGCATCGACCCCGAGGCAACCGAGATGGCGCACCCCTTGGTCTCGACGGCGACGTCTTCAATCGTGTCGCCCTGCAACTTCAGCGACAAGGTGAGCCGGTCGCCGCAGACGGGGTTGTGCCCCTGACGCGACAGATCGACGCGATCGAGCGGATGACGGCCGCGCGGGGAACGGAAATGGTCGAGGACGGTATCGCGGTAAAGCGACCCCAGCTCGACATCGTCACGGTGGATCGGATCCGACATGAGATGTATCCGTCGTCGGCGACGGGGGCTCTAACCCCGTCCCATAAACTTGCGCGCCGCCAGAATTCCGGTCACGAGCGCATCGACATCCGCGCGCGTGTTGTAGATATAGAAGCTGGCGCGGGCGGTGGCGGTCTGTCCCAGCCGCTCCAGCAGTGGTTGAGCGCAATGATGGCCGGCGCGGATGGCGATGCCACGACGGTCGAGAATCGTCGCCAGATCGTGCGGGTGGATTTCCGGATCGTTGAAGGCGATCACGCCGGCGCGTAGCTGCGGATCGGCCGGGCCATAGATTTCGAGGCCCTCGATGCGGCGCATCTGCTCGAGCGCGTAGCCGGTCAAATCGATTTCATGCCGCCGGACATTGTCCATGCCGAGCGCGGTCAGATAATCGAGCG
This portion of the bacterium genome encodes:
- a CDS encoding SUF system NifU family Fe-S cluster assembly protein, whose amino-acid sequence is MSDPIHRDDVELGSLYRDTVLDHFRSPRGRHPLDRVDLSRQGHNPVCGDRLTLSLKLQGDTIEDVAVETKGCAISVASGSMLAELVPGLTKDQARHLAESFRAMMHGGPAPKDVDIGDLDALEGVKNFPVRVKCALLAWMTLLDALSGAADSKGVTVTED